Proteins encoded together in one Micromonospora auratinigra window:
- a CDS encoding M50 family metallopeptidase: MAYLLGMVLFASAILISVSLHEAGHMLTAKAFGMKVTKYFVGFGPTLWSFKRGETEYGVKGIPLGGFCKIVGMTPQDDDVEPGDEHRAMWRYPVWKRTIVMSAGSITHFALALVAIWLAAMSMGLPNRDIPNPLPAYVKVVECVLPDGAQRACAPGDPVSPAKQAGLRDDDKILAVNGTPVADYDALVKAVRGLPAGQAATVRYERDGVTGEARLTPASVQRKPLDDPNAPARAVSVVGVVGPSLPPGVPLMVKYGPVDALPATAGYTKELAIGTYESMKRIPQKVPALWTAITGGERDVDTPISVVGATRLGGEAVEHDAWELFVSLFIGLNFFIGVFNLLPLLPLDGGHIAIAWFERVRSWLYARIGRPDPGRVDYLKLMPITYGVILIGGAFTLLTITADVVNPITLFSR, translated from the coding sequence ATGGCATACCTGCTCGGGATGGTGCTCTTCGCCTCGGCGATCCTCATCTCGGTGAGTCTGCACGAGGCGGGGCACATGCTCACCGCCAAGGCCTTCGGGATGAAGGTCACCAAGTACTTCGTCGGCTTCGGCCCGACGCTGTGGTCGTTCAAGCGGGGCGAGACCGAGTACGGCGTCAAGGGCATCCCGCTCGGCGGCTTCTGCAAGATCGTCGGAATGACGCCGCAGGACGACGACGTCGAGCCGGGCGACGAGCACCGGGCCATGTGGCGCTACCCGGTCTGGAAGCGGACGATCGTGATGTCCGCCGGGTCGATCACCCACTTCGCCCTGGCCCTGGTCGCCATCTGGCTCGCCGCCATGTCGATGGGTCTGCCGAACCGGGACATCCCCAACCCGCTGCCCGCGTACGTCAAGGTCGTCGAGTGCGTCCTGCCCGACGGCGCGCAGCGCGCGTGCGCCCCCGGTGACCCGGTCAGCCCGGCCAAGCAGGCGGGGCTGCGCGACGACGACAAGATCCTCGCCGTGAACGGCACCCCGGTCGCCGACTACGACGCCCTGGTGAAGGCCGTCCGCGGGCTGCCCGCCGGGCAGGCCGCCACCGTCCGGTACGAGCGGGACGGCGTCACGGGCGAGGCCCGGCTCACGCCCGCCTCGGTGCAGCGCAAGCCGCTCGACGACCCGAACGCCCCGGCCCGCGCCGTCTCCGTCGTCGGGGTCGTCGGCCCGTCGCTGCCCCCGGGTGTCCCGCTGATGGTGAAGTACGGCCCGGTCGACGCGCTCCCCGCCACCGCCGGCTACACCAAGGAGCTGGCGATCGGCACGTACGAGTCGATGAAGCGGATCCCGCAGAAGGTGCCCGCGCTGTGGACCGCCATCACCGGTGGCGAGCGGGACGTCGACACCCCGATCAGCGTGGTCGGCGCCACCCGGCTCGGCGGCGAGGCGGTGGAGCACGACGCGTGGGAGCTCTTCGTCAGCCTCTTCATCGGGCTGAACTTCTTCATCGGCGTGTTCAACCTGCTGCCGCTGCTGCCGCTGGACGGTGGGCACATCGCCATCGCCTGGTTCGAGCGGGTCCGCTCCTGGCTCTACGCCCGCATCGGCCGTCCCGACCCGGGGCGCGTCGACTACCTCAAGCTCATGCCCATCACGTACGGGGTGATCCTGATCGGTGGCGCGTTCACGCTGCTGACCATCACCGCGGACGTCGTCAACCCGATCACGCTCTTCTCAAGGTGA
- a CDS encoding TetR/AcrR family transcriptional regulator translates to MTDGRTRRREDTRQRLFVAAVELIAEQGFTATTVDDIAARAGVAKGTVYYNFQSKTVLFEELLRHGIGLLTADFRAAVDGLPPREALAALVRAELEYIRRYRAFAQLLLSEMWRTNREWQQTLRLLRGEAIEVIAETVRAGVASGDLPADLDVPTASSALFGVGLVVAVDWLVFQPDRPISDVQEALLGIVRRVAQT, encoded by the coding sequence GTGACGGACGGGCGGACACGGCGGCGGGAGGACACCCGCCAGCGGCTCTTCGTGGCGGCCGTGGAGCTGATCGCCGAGCAGGGCTTCACCGCCACCACCGTGGACGACATCGCGGCCCGGGCCGGGGTGGCGAAGGGGACCGTCTACTACAACTTCCAGTCCAAGACGGTCCTCTTCGAGGAGCTGCTGCGGCACGGCATCGGCCTGCTCACCGCCGACTTCCGGGCCGCCGTCGACGGGCTGCCGCCACGCGAGGCGCTCGCCGCGCTGGTCCGCGCCGAGCTGGAGTACATCCGCCGCTACCGGGCCTTCGCCCAGCTGCTGCTCTCCGAGATGTGGCGGACCAACCGGGAGTGGCAGCAGACCCTGCGGCTGCTGCGCGGCGAGGCGATCGAGGTGATCGCGGAGACCGTCCGGGCCGGCGTGGCCAGCGGCGACCTCCCCGCCGACCTGGACGTGCCGACGGCCAGCTCGGCGCTGTTCGGGGTGGGCCTGGTGGTGGCCGTGGACTGGTTGGTCTTCCAGCCCGACCGGCCGATCTCCGACGTGCAGGAGGCGCTGCTCGGCATCGTCCGCCGGGTGGCGCAGACCTGA
- the ispG gene encoding flavodoxin-dependent (E)-4-hydroxy-3-methylbut-2-enyl-diphosphate synthase gives MTAVSLGMPPVPPPPLAPRRASRQIMVGSVPVGGGAPVSVQSMTTTLTADVNATLQQIAELTASGCQIVRVAVPSQDDVEALPAIARKSQIPVIADIHFQPKYVFAAIDAGCAAVRVNPGNIRQFDDKVKEIAKAAGDAGVPIRIGVNAGSLDKRLLAKYGKATAEALVESALWECSLFEEHGFRDIKISVKHNDPVVMIRAYRLLAEKCDYPLHLGVTEAGPAFQGTIKSAVAFGALLAEGIGDTIRVSLSAPPVEEIKVGTAILESLGLRERGLEIVSCPSCGRAQVDVYKLAEEVTAGLEGLPVPLRVAVMGCVVNGPGEAREADLGVASGNGKGQIFVKGQVVKTVPEAQIVETLIEEALRIADEMGAEIPEELRDLVPGATVTVH, from the coding sequence GTGACCGCTGTCAGTCTCGGTATGCCCCCCGTACCGCCGCCGCCGCTCGCCCCCCGCCGGGCCAGCCGCCAGATCATGGTCGGCTCCGTGCCGGTGGGTGGGGGTGCGCCGGTCTCGGTCCAGTCGATGACCACCACCCTGACCGCCGACGTCAACGCCACCCTCCAGCAGATCGCCGAGCTGACCGCCTCGGGCTGTCAGATCGTCCGGGTCGCGGTGCCGTCGCAGGACGACGTCGAGGCGCTGCCGGCGATCGCGCGCAAGTCGCAGATCCCGGTGATCGCCGACATCCACTTCCAGCCGAAGTACGTCTTCGCCGCGATCGACGCGGGCTGCGCGGCGGTCCGGGTGAACCCGGGCAACATCCGCCAGTTCGACGACAAGGTCAAGGAGATCGCGAAGGCCGCCGGTGACGCCGGCGTGCCGATCCGGATCGGCGTGAACGCCGGCTCCCTGGACAAGCGGCTGCTGGCGAAGTACGGCAAGGCCACCGCCGAGGCGCTGGTCGAGTCGGCGCTCTGGGAGTGCTCGCTCTTCGAGGAGCACGGCTTCCGGGACATCAAGATCTCGGTGAAGCACAACGACCCGGTGGTGATGATCCGGGCGTACCGGCTGCTCGCCGAGAAGTGCGACTACCCGCTGCACCTGGGCGTCACCGAGGCCGGTCCGGCGTTCCAGGGCACGATCAAGTCGGCGGTGGCGTTCGGCGCGCTGCTGGCCGAGGGGATCGGCGACACGATCCGGGTCTCGCTCTCCGCCCCGCCGGTGGAGGAGATCAAGGTCGGCACCGCGATCCTGGAGTCGCTGGGCCTGCGCGAGCGGGGCCTGGAGATCGTCTCCTGCCCGTCCTGCGGCCGGGCCCAGGTCGACGTCTACAAGCTGGCCGAGGAGGTCACCGCCGGCCTGGAGGGGCTGCCGGTGCCGCTGCGGGTGGCCGTGATGGGCTGCGTGGTGAACGGTCCGGGTGAGGCCCGCGAGGCCGACCTGGGCGTCGCCTCCGGCAACGGCAAGGGCCAGATCTTCGTGAAGGGCCAGGTCGTGAAGACCGTTCCCGAGGCGCAGATCGTGGAGACGCTGATCGAGGAGGCGCTGCGGATCGCCGACGAGATGGGCGCGGAGATCCCCGAGGAGCTGCGCGACCTGGTCCCGGGGGCCACCGTCACCGTGCACTGA
- a CDS encoding MFS transporter, with amino-acid sequence MRLLPEPGPARVLALSTLVNTVGRGTWLTVSALFLTRSVGLTVTEVGLALTLTALVSLLTATPMGYLADRCGPRGTQLVALLASAGCTAALVAVRSFAAFLAVGLLMAVADSASRGARGALIAGAVPADQRVRTRAWLRAVTNVGISVGAVAAGFGIAADTRAAYVALILLDAVTYLGAAAVLLRLPAVPPVAAPAHGPRLVALRDRPFLAFTVLDGLMSMHFGLLNIALPLWIAGHTRAPEWLISGCLLVNTVMVVLFQVRASRGTEDLAGAARAARRAGAVIAAACVLFALAGGVPAVVAVPLLLGGALVHVVGELWHAAAGWGISFGLAPAHAQGQYQGAYGMGMQLGSMVAPIVVTTLAVGWGLPGWLVLGGFFLLLGLLVPPVVRWAAGTRPVPPVDAPVPVG; translated from the coding sequence GTGCGCCTGCTTCCCGAACCGGGCCCGGCCCGGGTCCTCGCCCTCTCCACCCTCGTCAACACCGTCGGGCGGGGGACCTGGCTGACCGTCAGCGCGCTCTTCCTGACCCGCTCGGTCGGGCTGACCGTGACCGAGGTGGGCCTCGCGCTCACCCTCACCGCGCTGGTCAGCCTGCTCACCGCCACCCCGATGGGCTACCTCGCGGACCGCTGCGGCCCGCGCGGCACGCAGCTCGTCGCCCTGCTCGCCTCCGCCGGCTGCACCGCCGCCCTGGTCGCCGTCCGGTCGTTCGCCGCCTTCCTCGCGGTCGGCCTGCTGATGGCGGTCGCCGACTCGGCCAGCCGGGGCGCCCGGGGCGCGCTGATCGCCGGGGCGGTCCCCGCCGACCAGCGGGTCCGCACCCGCGCCTGGCTGCGGGCGGTCACCAACGTGGGCATCTCGGTCGGCGCGGTCGCCGCCGGCTTCGGCATCGCCGCCGACACCCGGGCGGCGTACGTCGCGCTGATCCTGCTCGACGCGGTCACCTACCTGGGCGCGGCGGCCGTCCTGCTCCGGCTGCCGGCGGTGCCGCCGGTGGCCGCCCCGGCGCACGGGCCCCGCCTGGTGGCGCTGCGGGACCGCCCGTTCCTCGCCTTCACCGTGCTGGACGGGCTGATGTCCATGCACTTCGGGCTGCTCAACATCGCCCTGCCGCTCTGGATCGCCGGGCACACCCGGGCGCCGGAGTGGCTGATCTCCGGCTGCCTGCTGGTCAACACCGTGATGGTGGTGCTGTTCCAGGTGCGTGCCTCGCGGGGCACCGAGGACCTGGCCGGCGCCGCCCGGGCGGCCCGCCGGGCCGGCGCGGTCATCGCGGCGGCCTGCGTGCTCTTCGCGCTCGCCGGCGGGGTGCCCGCCGTGGTCGCGGTGCCGCTGCTGCTGGGCGGGGCGCTGGTGCACGTGGTGGGGGAGTTGTGGCACGCCGCGGCCGGCTGGGGCATCTCGTTCGGCCTCGCCCCGGCCCACGCGCAGGGGCAGTACCAGGGCGCGTACGGGATGGGCATGCAGCTCGGCTCGATGGTGGCCCCGATCGTGGTGACCACCCTGGCGGTCGGCTGGGGCCTGCCCGGCTGGTTGGTGCTCGGTGGCTTCTTCCTGCTGCTCGGGCTGCTGGTGCCGCCGGTGGTGCGGTGGGCGGCCGGGACCCGGCCGGTGCCCCCGGTCGACGCGCCGGTGCCGGTGGGCTGA
- a CDS encoding GNAT family N-acetyltransferase: MLTLPVRQLGESERRAVERLLDLDPYAGAQVAERIAARGLAWWRAEGRVLGYGARRNLESICWLGGNLTPVLASEPAVTAFAEQLSGEERLCSSIVGRADAVLGLWDRLSGHWGPARDVRPNQPLLAADAPPPVAADPQVRRVRGTEVDRLFPAAVAMYTEEVGVSPLAEDGGRGYRRRVGDLVRAGRAYARFADGKVIFKAELAVVTRRTAQVQGVWVAPEWRGRGIATAAMAAVVRDALSRFAPTVSLYVNDFNLPARRVYERCGFRPVGTLATVLF; this comes from the coding sequence GTGCTCACGCTGCCGGTACGCCAACTGGGGGAGTCGGAGCGCCGCGCGGTCGAGCGACTGCTCGACCTCGACCCGTACGCGGGCGCGCAGGTGGCCGAGCGGATCGCCGCCCGGGGGCTGGCCTGGTGGCGGGCCGAGGGGCGGGTGCTGGGCTACGGCGCCCGGCGCAACCTGGAGTCGATCTGCTGGTTGGGCGGCAACCTGACCCCGGTGCTCGCCTCGGAGCCGGCGGTGACCGCCTTCGCCGAGCAGTTGAGCGGCGAGGAGCGGCTCTGCTCGTCGATCGTCGGGCGTGCCGACGCGGTGCTCGGGCTCTGGGACCGCCTCTCCGGGCACTGGGGGCCGGCCCGGGACGTACGCCCCAACCAGCCGTTGCTGGCCGCGGACGCGCCGCCGCCGGTGGCGGCCGACCCGCAGGTACGCCGGGTGCGGGGCACCGAGGTCGACCGGCTCTTCCCGGCGGCGGTGGCGATGTACACCGAGGAGGTCGGGGTGTCGCCGCTGGCCGAGGACGGCGGGCGCGGCTACCGGCGGCGGGTGGGCGACCTGGTCCGGGCGGGGCGGGCCTACGCCCGGTTCGCCGACGGCAAGGTGATCTTCAAGGCGGAGCTGGCCGTGGTGACCCGGCGGACCGCCCAGGTGCAGGGGGTCTGGGTGGCGCCGGAGTGGCGCGGCCGGGGGATCGCCACGGCGGCGATGGCGGCGGTGGTCCGCGACGCCCTGTCCCGCTTCGCGCCGACGGTCAGCCTCTACGTCAACGACTTCAACCTGCCCGCCCGGCGGGTCTACGAGCGCTGCGGCTTCCGCCCGGTGGGCACCCTCGCCACCGTGCTGTTCTAG
- the dxr gene encoding 1-deoxy-D-xylulose-5-phosphate reductoisomerase, translating into MTSPRDLVLLGSTGSIGTQAIDIVRRNPDRFRVVALGAGGGNVELLAAQALELGVEAVGVAKASAAQDLQLAFYAEASRRGWATGDFKLPKLVAGPDAMTELAGWPCDVVLNGVVGSLGLAPTLAALRAGRTLALANKESLVAGGPLVKAAVTRPGQIVPVDSEHSALAQCLRGGARGEVRRLVVTASGGPFRGRRRDELTQVTPEQALAHPTWNMGPVVTINSATMVNKALEVIEAHELFDVPYADIDVMVHPQSVIHSMVEFTDGSTLAQASPPDMRLPIALGIGWPDRVPEAAAAVDWTTAHTWEFFPLDDTAFPAVALAKAAGEAGRCRPAIYNAANEECVAAFVAGRLPFLGIVDTLQRVLEDAPDFAEPGTVEDVLAAESWARAHAQGIIVGSVEGS; encoded by the coding sequence GTGACGTCTCCCCGCGACCTCGTCCTGCTGGGCTCGACCGGCTCGATCGGGACCCAGGCCATCGACATCGTCCGGCGCAACCCGGACCGGTTCCGGGTGGTCGCCCTGGGCGCCGGCGGCGGCAACGTCGAGCTGCTCGCCGCGCAGGCGCTGGAGCTGGGCGTCGAGGCGGTCGGCGTGGCGAAGGCGTCCGCCGCCCAGGACCTCCAGCTGGCGTTCTACGCCGAGGCGAGCCGGCGCGGCTGGGCCACCGGCGACTTCAAGCTGCCCAAGCTGGTGGCCGGGCCGGACGCGATGACCGAGCTGGCCGGCTGGCCCTGCGACGTGGTGCTCAACGGCGTGGTCGGCTCGCTCGGGCTGGCGCCGACGCTGGCCGCGCTGCGCGCCGGTCGTACCCTCGCGCTGGCCAACAAGGAGTCGCTGGTGGCCGGCGGCCCGCTGGTGAAGGCCGCGGTGACCCGGCCGGGGCAGATCGTGCCGGTCGACTCGGAGCACTCGGCGCTGGCGCAGTGCCTGCGCGGCGGCGCCCGGGGTGAGGTGCGCCGGCTGGTGGTGACCGCCAGCGGCGGGCCGTTCCGGGGCCGGCGGCGCGACGAGTTGACGCAGGTCACGCCCGAGCAGGCGCTGGCCCACCCCACCTGGAACATGGGTCCCGTGGTCACCATCAACTCCGCCACCATGGTCAACAAGGCGCTGGAGGTGATCGAGGCGCACGAGCTGTTCGACGTGCCGTACGCCGACATCGACGTGATGGTCCACCCGCAGTCGGTGATCCACTCGATGGTCGAGTTCACCGACGGCTCCACGCTGGCCCAGGCCAGCCCGCCCGACATGCGGCTGCCCATCGCGCTGGGCATCGGCTGGCCGGACCGGGTGCCCGAGGCCGCCGCCGCCGTCGACTGGACCACGGCCCACACCTGGGAGTTCTTCCCGCTGGACGACACCGCGTTCCCGGCGGTCGCGCTGGCGAAGGCGGCCGGCGAGGCGGGTCGCTGCCGGCCGGCGATCTACAACGCGGCGAACGAGGAGTGCGTGGCGGCGTTCGTCGCCGGGCGGCTGCCGTTCCTCGGCATCGTCGACACCCTCCAGCGGGTGCTGGAGGACGCTCCCGATTTCGCCGAACCAGGTACCGTCGAGGACGTGCTCGCCGCCGAGTCGTGGGCGCGGGCGCACGCCCAGGGGATCATCGTCGGGTCGGTGGAAGGATCTTGA
- a CDS encoding ATP-binding cassette domain-containing protein, which yields MKIVEASGLGLRTRRGWVYRDVDLTAEAGELHAVTGPPGSGRTSLLLALAGRFPHTEGELRRRGPAALGQVAGVHEPDPTLTVAEHIQERLLLLGPVPRRRRRFVPVAAVRARRAYRRDAFAAAIAGAGFTDAPLDPDRYGRDLTPVERQVLGLVLASLSGPNLIVADDVDAGSDAPEREWIWAALGRLADQGYAVIASARAVEPGSAAILHRIGEPVLPTPALTAPGAAHTSEVTA from the coding sequence ATGAAGATCGTCGAGGCCAGTGGGCTGGGTCTGCGGACCCGCCGCGGCTGGGTGTACCGGGACGTCGACCTCACCGCCGAGGCGGGTGAGCTGCACGCGGTCACCGGGCCGCCCGGCAGCGGACGTACCTCCCTGCTGCTCGCCCTGGCCGGGCGCTTCCCGCACACCGAGGGTGAGCTGCGCCGGCGCGGCCCCGCCGCGCTCGGGCAGGTGGCCGGGGTGCACGAGCCCGACCCCACGCTGACCGTGGCCGAGCACATCCAGGAGCGGCTGCTGCTGCTCGGGCCGGTGCCGCGCCGCCGCCGCCGATTCGTGCCGGTCGCCGCGGTCCGCGCCCGCCGGGCCTACCGCCGCGACGCGTTCGCCGCCGCCATCGCCGGCGCCGGCTTCACCGACGCCCCGCTCGACCCCGACCGGTACGGCCGGGACCTGACCCCCGTCGAGCGGCAGGTGCTCGGCCTCGTGCTGGCCAGCCTGAGCGGCCCGAACCTGATCGTCGCCGACGACGTGGACGCCGGCTCCGACGCACCCGAGCGGGAGTGGATCTGGGCCGCCCTGGGCCGCCTCGCCGACCAGGGGTACGCCGTGATCGCCAGCGCCCGCGCGGTCGAGCCGGGCAGCGCCGCGATCCTGCACCGGATCGGCGAGCCCGTCCTGCCCACCCCCGCCCTCACCGCGCCCGGTGCCGCGCACACTTCCGAGGTGACCGCATGA
- a CDS encoding winged helix-turn-helix transcriptional regulator, producing the protein MGSSYHQFCPVAKAMELLDERWTLLVVRELVSGSQRFNELRRGLPRMSPSLLSRRLQQLVRAGVVARHADGSDVRYLLTDAGHELRPVVEALGAWGIRWVGELGEADLDPSLLLWDMHRHVDHSAVPDGRTVVHFHFRTLPADLRHWWLVITPGEVDVCDVDPGHEVNVTVTADLRALVEVWRGDLTWPAALRAGTVALAGPEALRRALPRWFELSDFAPVPRPVPSAGPVRA; encoded by the coding sequence ATGGGCTCCTCATACCACCAGTTCTGCCCGGTCGCGAAGGCGATGGAGCTGCTCGACGAACGCTGGACGCTGCTGGTCGTCCGGGAGCTGGTGAGTGGCTCGCAGCGCTTCAACGAGCTGCGTCGGGGCCTGCCGCGGATGTCGCCCAGCCTGCTGTCCCGACGACTGCAACAGCTCGTCCGCGCCGGTGTCGTGGCCCGCCACGCCGACGGTAGCGACGTCCGGTACCTGCTGACCGACGCCGGACACGAACTGCGGCCGGTGGTCGAGGCGCTCGGCGCGTGGGGGATCCGCTGGGTCGGCGAGCTGGGCGAGGCGGACCTGGACCCGTCGCTGCTGCTGTGGGACATGCACCGCCACGTCGACCACAGCGCCGTACCCGACGGACGGACCGTCGTCCATTTCCACTTCCGGACCCTGCCGGCCGACCTCCGGCACTGGTGGCTGGTCATCACCCCGGGGGAGGTCGACGTCTGCGACGTGGACCCCGGCCACGAGGTGAACGTGACGGTGACCGCCGACCTCCGCGCTCTGGTCGAGGTCTGGCGCGGCGACCTCACCTGGCCGGCGGCACTGCGCGCCGGGACCGTCGCGCTGGCCGGCCCGGAGGCGCTGCGGCGGGCGCTGCCCCGCTGGTTCGAGCTGTCCGACTTCGCCCCCGTGCCCCGGCCCGTCCCGTCGGCCGGACCGGTGCGAGCCTGA
- a CDS encoding class I SAM-dependent methyltransferase, whose protein sequence is MDVETDAVAADRAVKERHRRMWALGDYPTVAEEVIPRLGAVLVGAVGAGPGDRVLDVAAGSGNAAVAAASAGAQVVASDLTPELLTAGRAVAARRGVDLEWEQADAEALPYRDGEFDVVMSCVGVMFAPRHRVAADELLRVCRPGGRIGLLNWTPEGFLGQLLATMGPYAPAPPPGAQPPPLWGSEAHVRELLGDRVTDVVARREAVLVDRFDSAEAFRDYFKARYGPTIAVYRMIAGDPERVAALDRDLAQLARRHLHADGMRWEYLLLTARRRG, encoded by the coding sequence ATGGATGTCGAGACGGACGCCGTGGCGGCGGACCGGGCGGTGAAGGAACGGCACCGCCGGATGTGGGCCCTGGGTGACTATCCGACGGTCGCCGAGGAGGTGATTCCGCGGCTGGGGGCGGTGCTGGTCGGGGCGGTCGGTGCGGGGCCGGGCGACCGGGTGCTGGACGTGGCGGCCGGCAGCGGCAACGCCGCCGTCGCGGCCGCGTCGGCCGGGGCGCAGGTGGTGGCCAGCGACCTGACCCCGGAACTGCTGACCGCCGGCCGGGCGGTCGCGGCGCGCCGGGGGGTGGACCTGGAGTGGGAACAGGCCGACGCCGAGGCGCTGCCGTACCGCGACGGCGAGTTCGACGTGGTGATGTCCTGCGTGGGCGTGATGTTCGCGCCCCGGCACCGGGTCGCCGCCGACGAACTGCTGCGGGTCTGCCGACCGGGCGGGCGGATCGGCCTGCTCAACTGGACGCCGGAGGGCTTCCTCGGGCAGTTGCTCGCCACGATGGGGCCGTACGCGCCCGCGCCGCCGCCGGGTGCGCAGCCCCCGCCGCTGTGGGGCAGCGAGGCGCACGTGCGGGAGTTGCTCGGCGACCGGGTCACGGACGTCGTCGCCCGTCGGGAGGCGGTCCTGGTGGACCGGTTCGACAGCGCCGAGGCGTTCCGCGACTACTTCAAGGCCCGCTACGGGCCGACGATCGCGGTGTACCGGATGATCGCGGGTGATCCCGAGCGGGTCGCCGCCCTCGACCGTGACCTCGCCCAGCTGGCCCGGCGTCACCTGCACGCGGACGGGATGCGCTGGGAGTACCTGCTCCTCACGGCCCGCCGGCGCGGTTGA
- a CDS encoding YhgE/Pip family protein: MTVLRLALFELRRMTRGRLPRAALAVLTVVPLLYGALYLYAFWDPYGNLDRIPVALVNADRPAKAGDGSEVHAGADLADELIDRKVFGWTVTDQADATEGLRDGRYHLVFSIPADFSATLVDSPEPDRPARQGELKVVNDDATNYLSGLLARSAFSEIRAAAAESTAASYFDKMLIGFTDAKTETGRAADGAGKIHDGLDASGQGAGKIAAGLDSAEGGAGQLSAGLAKSAQGADKLATGLDQLYTGAAQIADGANRAATETKAAAAKVDAAADKYEPLLRKNAEDIRKGATLVAEGAQALADGIETLPAKADEVVTQAEQVRDRLDAVAKDHPELADDPNFTAARQAAQKAVTAAKAMVTTLDKTDLATLKKQMTEVAATAREVAAAAPHLADDVASARGKIDQLAGGLGTLAQGSAKLRDGLGDAAGGADQLRGGLYRLATGARQLDGGLTQLGSGSDRLVDGLTKLEGGAGDLADGLAAGEQKLPGYHDAGSRSDVLGDPVGLIRDSHNPAGSYGVGFAPYFLALALWVGAMITYMLLRPVNRRHVMSDAPGWRVVLAGWLPAAAIGLAQVAILFTVVTLALGLHPAHPVATFGLLALTSLAFTAIMQLLGVALGPAGRLAALALLMLQLTSSGGTYPVQTSPGFFQAIHPWLPMTYVVAGLRHTVNGGPAAPVVTGALVLLAFGVGAMALSVGAARRSRRLTPAKLHPELTM; the protein is encoded by the coding sequence ATGACCGTCCTGCGACTCGCGCTCTTCGAGCTGCGCCGGATGACCCGGGGCCGACTGCCGCGCGCCGCGCTCGCCGTCCTCACCGTCGTCCCGCTGCTCTACGGCGCGCTCTACCTCTACGCCTTCTGGGACCCGTACGGGAACCTGGACCGCATCCCGGTCGCCCTGGTCAACGCCGACCGGCCGGCGAAGGCCGGCGACGGCAGCGAGGTGCACGCCGGCGCCGACCTCGCCGACGAACTGATCGACCGCAAGGTCTTCGGCTGGACCGTGACCGACCAGGCCGACGCCACCGAGGGGCTGCGCGACGGCCGCTACCACCTGGTCTTCTCCATCCCGGCCGACTTCTCCGCCACCCTGGTGGACAGCCCCGAGCCGGACCGGCCGGCCCGCCAGGGTGAGCTGAAGGTGGTCAACGACGACGCCACCAACTACCTCTCCGGGCTGCTCGCCCGCTCCGCCTTCAGCGAGATCCGGGCTGCCGCCGCGGAGAGCACCGCCGCGTCGTACTTCGACAAGATGCTGATCGGCTTCACCGACGCCAAGACCGAGACCGGTCGGGCCGCCGACGGGGCCGGCAAGATCCATGACGGGCTCGACGCCTCCGGGCAGGGAGCCGGGAAGATCGCCGCCGGGCTGGACAGCGCCGAGGGCGGCGCCGGGCAGCTCTCCGCCGGGCTGGCCAAGTCCGCCCAGGGGGCCGACAAGCTGGCCACCGGCCTCGACCAGCTCTACACCGGAGCGGCGCAGATCGCCGACGGCGCCAACCGGGCCGCGACCGAGACGAAGGCCGCCGCCGCCAAGGTGGACGCCGCCGCCGACAAGTACGAGCCGCTGCTGCGCAAGAACGCCGAGGACATCCGCAAGGGCGCCACCCTGGTCGCCGAGGGCGCGCAGGCGCTCGCCGACGGCATCGAGACCCTGCCGGCCAAGGCCGACGAGGTGGTCACCCAGGCCGAGCAGGTCCGCGACCGGCTCGACGCGGTGGCGAAGGACCACCCCGAGCTGGCCGACGACCCGAACTTCACCGCCGCCCGGCAGGCCGCGCAGAAGGCCGTCACCGCGGCGAAGGCCATGGTCACCACGCTGGACAAGACCGACCTGGCCACGCTCAAGAAGCAGATGACCGAGGTGGCCGCGACCGCCCGCGAGGTGGCCGCCGCCGCGCCGCACCTGGCCGACGACGTCGCCTCCGCCCGGGGCAAGATCGACCAGCTCGCCGGCGGGCTGGGCACCCTCGCCCAGGGCAGCGCCAAGCTGCGCGACGGCCTCGGCGACGCGGCCGGCGGCGCGGACCAGCTCCGGGGCGGCCTGTACCGGCTCGCCACCGGCGCCCGGCAGCTCGACGGCGGCCTGACCCAGCTCGGCAGTGGCAGCGACCGGCTGGTCGACGGACTGACCAAACTGGAGGGCGGCGCCGGTGACCTCGCCGACGGGCTCGCCGCCGGTGAGCAGAAGCTGCCCGGCTACCACGACGCGGGCAGCCGCTCGGACGTCCTCGGTGACCCGGTCGGCCTGATCCGCGACTCGCACAACCCGGCCGGCTCGTACGGCGTGGGCTTCGCCCCGTACTTCCTCGCCCTCGCCCTCTGGGTCGGCGCGATGATCACGTACATGCTGCTGCGGCCGGTCAACCGGCGGCACGTGATGTCCGACGCGCCCGGCTGGCGGGTCGTGCTCGCCGGCTGGCTGCCCGCCGCGGCGATCGGCCTGGCCCAGGTGGCGATCCTGTTCACCGTGGTCACCCTGGCGCTCGGCCTGCACCCGGCGCACCCGGTGGCGACCTTCGGGCTGCTCGCCCTCACCTCGCTGGCGTTCACCGCGATCATGCAGCTGCTCGGGGTGGCGCTCGGCCCGGCCGGCCGGCTCGCCGCGCTGGCCCTGCTGATGCTCCAGCTCACCTCCTCCGGCGGCACCTACCCGGTGCAGACCTCACCCGGCTTCTTCCAGGCGATCCACCCCTGGCTGCCGATGACGTACGTGGTGGCCGGGCTGCGGCACACCGTCAACGGCGGGCCGGCCGCCCCGGTGGTCACCGGCGCGCTGGTGCTGCTCGCCTTCGGGGTGGGCGCGATGGCGCTCAGCGTCGGCGCGGCCCGCCGGTCCCGCCGGCTCACCCCGGCCAAACTGCACCCCGAACTGACCATGTGA